The Xiphias gladius isolate SHS-SW01 ecotype Sanya breed wild chromosome 7, ASM1685928v1, whole genome shotgun sequence genome window below encodes:
- the b3gat1a gene encoding galactosylgalactosylxylosylprotein 3-beta-glucuronosyltransferase 1 yields MPKRRDILAIVLIVLPWTLLITVWHQSAIAPLLAIRKDDGVEGKREAGGQAQDSKEYCASDKDIVEVVRTEYVYTRPPPWSDVLPTIHIITPTYSRPVQKAELTRLANTFLHVPNLHWILVEDSQRRTPLVTRLLRETGLNYTHLNVETPRNYKLRGDTRDPRIPRGTMQRNLALRWLRETFNANSSQAGIVYFADDDNTYSLELFEEMRSTRKVSVWPVAFVGGLRYESPKVNAAGKVYGWKTVFDPHRPFAIDMAGFAINLRLILFKPQAYFKLRGVKGGYQESSLLRELVTLNDLEPKAANCTKILVWHTRTEKPVLVNEGKKGFTDPNVEI; encoded by the exons ATGCCGAAGAGAAGAGATATTCTTGCCATCGTGTTGATCGTGTTACCCTGGACTCTGCTCATCACTGTTTGGCACCAAAGCGCTATAGCTCCACTCCTCGCCATCCGCAAGG ATGATGGTGTCGAGGGCAAGAGGGAGGCAGGTGGCCAGGCGCAGGACTCCAAGGAATACTGTGCCTCAGATAAGGACATTGTGGAGGTGGTGAGGACAGAATATGTTTATACACGGCCTCCACCCTGGTCCGATGTGCTGCCTACCATCCACATCATCACCCCCACATATAGTCGACCGGTGCAGAAAGCGGAGCTGACACGGCTGGCAAACACCTTCCTCCATGTTCCCAACCTGCACTGGATCCTGGTGGAGGACTCCCAAAGGAGAACGCCTCTTGTTACGCGGCTCCTTCGAGAAACAGGGCTTAACTACACCCACCTCAATGTAGAGACGCCCAGAAACTATAAGCTGCGGGGTGACACTCGGGACCCCAGAATCCCCAGGGGGACCATGCAGAGGAATCTGGCCCTGCGGTGGCTTAGGGAGACCTTCAACGCCAACAGCAGTCAAGCTGGAATCGTCTACTTTGCTGATGATGACAACACATACAGCCTGGAGCTGTTTGAGGAG ATGAGATCGACTAGGAAAGTTTCAGTATGGCCTGTGGCCTTTGTGGGTGGCTTGCGGTACGAGTCCCCCAAGGTCAATGCAGCTGGAAAGGTCTATGGCTGGAAGACGGTGTTCGACCCCCATCGGCCCTTTGCCATCGACATGGCTGGCTTTGCCATCAACCTGAGACTCATCCTCTTCAAGCCACAGGCGTATTTTAAGCTTCGTGGAGTGAAGGGAGGCTACCAGGAGAGTAGTTTGCTCCGGGAACTTGTCACACTCAACGACCTGGAGCCTAAAGCAGCCAATTGCACTAAG ATACTTGTTTGGCACACAAGAACGGAGAAACCAGTCCTTgtgaatgaggggaaaaaaggattCACAGACCCCAATGTGGAGATTTGA